One genomic window of Cellulophaga sp. Hel_I_12 includes the following:
- a CDS encoding adenylate/guanylate cyclase domain-containing protein: MKLFLKCKGWAKVALFLCFMVKSMPGFGQDESLADSLIQVYESGNYDKAVKLKILSEITGNIPDPDRILAYSDTLMREAIKQDSTIYIFNAHLQKGNGLQQKGNLSGALESYFKAVDIANKNSDKNQLAIMYTAIAAVYAGMDNRKNVRQYYTDAIAIFKTEKDTFNYAVAMENLGDTYLEWSKPDSALLYFNQSGPIFKKLEKKLPLAYNLGNKGLAFAQQGRPTIAEENIKEAVSILEELGDYRPITTYLNYMSDIYADKEDWDGAFDYALRSLELAKQYGLKVRISSAYLKLSELYERTGYASASLNYYRKYIAFRDSVVNITAVQQMADIRRNSEKAQFKAQLDLTNQQKRTQKVVAIATAIALFLIILLAIGLYRRNTFIKRTNAIIEKEMARSERLLINILPEETARELKEHGKVQAKKFESVSVLFTDFEAFTAHSEHVDPEILVNRLGYYFTAFDDIIEKYGLEKIKTIGDAYMCAGGLPFPIEDHAIKMVKAAFEMIQFVEEAKTEKETDFPFNVRIGINTGPVVAGVVGSKKFSYDIWGDTVNVASRMESLSHSGRINISENTYNLVRDTFKCAYRGQIDVKNRGSMKMYFVNGPKQ; this comes from the coding sequence ATGAAGTTGTTTTTGAAATGTAAGGGATGGGCAAAAGTAGCCTTGTTCCTATGCTTTATGGTTAAGAGTATGCCTGGTTTCGGTCAAGATGAATCTCTTGCCGATAGCTTAATCCAAGTGTATGAATCAGGAAACTATGATAAGGCGGTAAAACTTAAAATATTATCTGAAATTACGGGAAACATTCCCGATCCCGATCGTATTTTGGCCTACAGCGATACCTTGATGAGGGAAGCCATTAAGCAAGATTCCACGATATATATATTTAATGCCCACTTGCAGAAAGGGAATGGGTTACAACAAAAAGGCAATTTAAGTGGTGCGTTGGAAAGTTATTTCAAGGCGGTTGATATTGCCAATAAGAATTCTGATAAAAATCAGTTGGCCATAATGTACACGGCTATTGCAGCGGTTTATGCCGGCATGGATAACCGAAAAAATGTAAGACAATACTATACTGATGCCATTGCCATTTTTAAAACTGAAAAGGATACGTTCAACTATGCGGTAGCCATGGAAAATTTGGGGGACACCTATTTGGAATGGTCCAAACCAGATTCTGCTTTACTTTATTTCAATCAGTCTGGCCCGATATTCAAAAAATTAGAAAAGAAACTTCCTTTGGCCTATAATTTAGGGAATAAGGGCCTAGCCTTTGCGCAACAAGGAAGGCCCACCATAGCCGAGGAGAATATTAAAGAGGCAGTTTCTATACTAGAAGAGTTAGGAGATTACAGGCCCATTACGACCTACCTCAACTATATGTCCGATATCTATGCCGATAAGGAAGATTGGGATGGGGCATTTGACTATGCCTTACGCTCCTTGGAGTTGGCAAAACAATACGGGTTAAAAGTCCGGATCAGTAGTGCCTATTTAAAACTGTCCGAACTGTATGAACGCACTGGGTATGCTTCAGCTTCCTTAAACTATTATCGGAAGTATATTGCTTTTAGGGATAGTGTAGTCAACATCACTGCCGTACAACAAATGGCGGATATTCGTAGAAATTCTGAAAAAGCACAGTTCAAGGCCCAATTAGATTTAACCAACCAGCAAAAAAGGACCCAAAAAGTAGTGGCCATTGCCACTGCAATTGCATTGTTCTTAATTATTCTCTTGGCCATTGGCTTGTACAGGCGCAATACGTTCATTAAACGCACCAATGCCATTATCGAGAAGGAAATGGCCCGGTCGGAGAGGCTACTCATAAATATCTTACCAGAAGAAACGGCAAGAGAATTAAAAGAGCACGGGAAGGTACAGGCCAAAAAATTTGAATCAGTCTCGGTATTGTTTACAGATTTTGAAGCTTTTACTGCCCACTCGGAACACGTAGACCCGGAGATTTTGGTAAATAGGTTAGGGTATTATTTTACCGCTTTTGATGATATTATAGAAAAATACGGGTTGGAAAAAATCAAAACTATCGGGGATGCCTATATGTGTGCGGGAGGTTTGCCTTTTCCTATAGAAGACCATGCCATTAAAATGGTAAAGGCAGCTTTTGAGATGATTCAGTTTGTAGAAGAAGCCAAGACTGAGAAGGAAACCGACTTTCCATTCAACGTGCGTATAGGCATCAATACAGGGCCGGTTGTTGCTGGGGTAGTGGGTAGTAAAAAGTTTTCTTATGATATTTGGGGAGATACGGTCAACGTGGCTTCACGAATGGAAAGTTTATCGCATTCGGGAAGAATCAACATCAGTGAAAACACCTATAATCTGGTGAGAGACACTTTTAAATGTGCCTATAGGGGCCAAATAGATGTTAAAAACAGGGGATCTATGAAGATGTACTTTGTTAATGGTCCTAAGCAATAA
- a CDS encoding lipid A deacylase LpxR family protein: MRIFIASCILSFLFLQDSWAQKTDNLASFRDLESEPYFRFNYDNDFFAATDKNYTQGYSFELVAPYFSANPLNHLFYKPQNVALRYGLAIEHIGFTPSSFDRPEIQFGDRPFAAAIMLKSFMLATNQEKTRFTSSFNFGIIGPGAFGKEMQVGIHKATGNKIPLGWRNQIKNDMVLNYEVGYEKQLFRYHHLISLQANANAKVGTLFTNASIGVNTTFGIINDPFSSAQESKRFFFYGYAQPVLNSIGYDATLQGGVFNKTSPYTIASSEMERFTGQLNYGIVLRTKTLYFEYSRSIITKEFESGDAYGWGGVKIGFTL; the protein is encoded by the coding sequence ATGAGAATTTTTATAGCTAGTTGTATCCTATCCTTTTTATTTTTACAGGATTCTTGGGCCCAAAAAACAGATAACCTCGCATCTTTTAGAGATCTTGAAAGTGAACCTTATTTTAGGTTTAATTACGACAATGATTTTTTTGCTGCTACAGATAAGAATTATACCCAAGGCTATAGCTTTGAATTGGTTGCCCCATATTTTAGCGCCAACCCTCTCAACCATTTGTTCTATAAACCTCAAAATGTAGCATTGCGGTATGGTTTGGCCATTGAGCATATTGGATTTACACCTAGTAGCTTTGACCGTCCGGAAATTCAATTTGGGGATAGACCCTTTGCGGCAGCCATTATGCTTAAAAGTTTTATGTTGGCCACAAATCAGGAAAAAACTAGATTTACTTCTTCCTTTAATTTTGGAATTATTGGTCCAGGTGCCTTTGGCAAGGAGATGCAAGTGGGCATCCATAAAGCTACTGGAAATAAAATACCGCTGGGATGGCGAAATCAGATCAAAAATGATATGGTACTGAATTATGAAGTGGGCTACGAAAAACAACTTTTTAGATATCACCATTTGATTTCGCTACAGGCAAATGCAAATGCCAAAGTAGGTACCCTTTTTACAAATGCATCTATTGGAGTTAACACTACATTCGGAATCATAAATGATCCGTTTTCATCAGCCCAAGAAAGCAAAAGGTTTTTCTTTTATGGATACGCCCAACCAGTTTTAAATAGTATAGGGTATGACGCCACCTTGCAGGGTGGGGTCTTTAATAAGACCAGCCCCTACACCATTGCATCAAGTGAAATGGAGCGTTTTACGGGTCAATTGAACTATGGCATTGTTCTAAGAACTAAAACCCTTTATTTTGAATACTCAAGGTCTATAATTACAAAAGAATTTGAAAGTGGGGATGCTTATGGCTGGGGAGGTGTTAAGATAGGGTTTACACTTTAG
- a CDS encoding aminotransferase class V-fold PLP-dependent enzyme, translating into MANNRRDFLRTLGIGTAAAMTSPTQIWAKSTADLQQTIGLFKTEDTSEAFWETIKSQFSFAEGLTYFNNGSLGASPKIIRKATNQFRDTLDDFPSKYMWGGWDEEKETVRKKTASLFSVSEEEIALIHNTTEGMNLIARSLDLQEGDEIILADHEHSSAVSPWKVWQESKGIRLVRPTLPILPERVDELVEVFKKSITAKTKVISICHLINTNGMILPIKEISKMAHEKGILVAVDGAQAAGMFTFDLKDIGCDFYTVSAHKWLFSPKGVGIFYAKKESQKHLKPLIVARGYKDTSIRRLENYNTRNLPEVLGFGASLDYHDSIGAKKIEARTYELKAYFSNAIKKHPKLVLKTPALASLSAGIQVVEILGKDVQTVKNSLFDDYGIDCRPMSSFGLNAVRLSFAIFITKKDIDRLVMALGTIAIS; encoded by the coding sequence ATGGCAAATAATAGACGGGATTTTCTGAGAACTTTAGGCATAGGAACTGCCGCCGCCATGACAAGTCCAACACAGATTTGGGCGAAGTCAACTGCGGATTTACAGCAAACCATAGGCCTGTTCAAAACAGAAGATACATCGGAAGCCTTTTGGGAGACCATCAAATCGCAATTTAGTTTTGCCGAAGGCTTAACGTATTTTAATAATGGTTCACTAGGGGCTTCTCCAAAAATTATACGCAAGGCAACAAATCAGTTTAGAGATACTCTTGATGATTTTCCCTCCAAGTACATGTGGGGCGGTTGGGATGAAGAGAAAGAAACCGTTCGCAAAAAAACAGCCTCACTTTTTTCTGTTTCTGAGGAAGAAATTGCCTTGATTCATAATACAACCGAAGGTATGAATCTCATCGCCAGAAGTCTAGACCTTCAAGAAGGTGATGAAATCATCTTGGCCGACCACGAACATTCGAGCGCTGTGAGCCCTTGGAAAGTTTGGCAAGAAAGTAAGGGCATCAGATTAGTACGACCTACACTGCCCATTTTACCTGAACGTGTTGACGAGCTCGTAGAAGTCTTCAAAAAATCGATAACAGCCAAGACAAAAGTCATTTCTATATGTCATCTGATCAATACCAATGGTATGATACTGCCTATCAAGGAAATTTCAAAAATGGCACATGAAAAAGGAATTCTTGTTGCTGTCGATGGTGCACAAGCTGCCGGAATGTTCACTTTTGATTTGAAAGATATAGGTTGTGACTTTTATACCGTAAGTGCCCATAAATGGCTGTTTTCTCCCAAGGGAGTTGGTATTTTTTACGCCAAAAAAGAAAGTCAAAAACACCTGAAACCACTTATTGTAGCTCGTGGATATAAAGATACTAGCATTCGCCGCCTAGAAAATTACAATACACGAAACTTACCCGAAGTTTTAGGTTTTGGTGCCTCGCTAGACTATCATGATAGTATAGGTGCTAAAAAAATAGAAGCGCGTACCTACGAACTTAAGGCATACTTTAGTAATGCTATAAAAAAGCATCCAAAGTTGGTCTTAAAAACACCAGCCTTAGCCTCCTTATCTGCGGGTATTCAGGTCGTAGAAATTCTTGGGAAAGATGTTCAAACGGTAAAAAATAGCCTTTTCGATGACTACGGAATCGATTGTCGCCCCATGAGTTCATTTGGACTCAATGCGGTTAGACTCTCCTTTGCAATTTTTATTACCAAAAAAGATATTGATCGCTTGGTCATGGCTTTGGGTACCATTGCCATTTCATAG
- a CDS encoding DUF6747 family protein produces MKTIILIKEIYLEAFQNLGNYVVKHYFKAFALFTLGMFALVFYAFLFRLLTGFAFQ; encoded by the coding sequence ATGAAAACAATTATACTTATTAAAGAAATTTATTTAGAAGCATTCCAGAACCTAGGTAACTATGTGGTAAAACATTATTTCAAAGCTTTTGCATTGTTCACCCTAGGTATGTTTGCCCTTGTTTTTTACGCATTCTTGTTTAGATTGTTAACTGGTTTTGCTTTTCAATAG
- a CDS encoding DUF6526 family protein yields the protein MEAQNFKNHGKLVKGFHGLLFLAILALLIGAIYHLYRSTPENLYLASLVVLIAVIFLIMAWFVRSFPLKAQDRAIRAEENLRYYVMTGKVFPEELKMQQIIALRFASDEEFLPLVEKAMKEKLSNKEIKMLIKNWKADYYRV from the coding sequence ATGGAAGCACAAAATTTTAAAAATCACGGTAAACTTGTAAAAGGATTTCATGGCCTCTTATTTCTAGCCATATTAGCTTTACTGATTGGGGCTATTTACCACCTTTATCGTTCTACTCCGGAGAACCTTTATTTAGCATCTCTAGTCGTTTTAATTGCTGTTATTTTCTTAATAATGGCTTGGTTTGTACGCAGTTTCCCTTTAAAAGCACAAGACAGAGCTATCAGAGCAGAAGAAAACTTAAGGTATTATGTCATGACCGGCAAAGTATTCCCTGAAGAGCTAAAAATGCAACAAATCATAGCCTTGCGTTTTGCTAGTGACGAAGAGTTTTTACCTTTAGTAGAAAAAGCGATGAAAGAAAAGCTATCGAACAAAGAAATAAAAATGTTGATTAAAAACTGGAAGGCTGATTATTATAGGGTTTAG
- the glp gene encoding gephyrin-like molybdotransferase Glp, protein MISSEKALALVLSHSSKGFRTREISLSDALDYVLAADVISLIDMPPFRQSAMDGYALKIGETNSYKILGEVQAGGVNSLQLNKGEAVRIFTGAPVPDTADAVVIQEKVRLKADTILVEDPLQLMMNIRPQGEQIKKAAVALAKGTSIKGTHIGFLAGLGITRIEVAEKPAIAVVVTGNELVPAGQDLAHGKIYESNSAMLIAVLKELGYSNTTVISIKDHFESTKEALRETIEKNDVVIVTGGVSVGDYDFVGKALNAIGVHEIFHKVNQKPGKPMYFGKKEHTAIFGLPGNPAAALTCFYVYVYPLLKKYQGAEDAHLLTILLPLLNDYTVIGGDRAQFLKAKISGTGVEILTGQSSAMLSAFGTANAFVFVPEDRIKLEKGEIVKTILLPIK, encoded by the coding sequence ATGATTAGTTCTGAAAAAGCATTAGCCTTGGTTTTATCGCATAGTTCAAAAGGATTTAGAACAAGAGAAATTTCACTTAGTGATGCGCTAGATTATGTTTTAGCGGCTGATGTCATTTCTTTAATTGATATGCCTCCTTTTAGGCAATCGGCTATGGATGGCTACGCTTTGAAAATTGGGGAGACGAATAGCTATAAAATACTAGGTGAAGTTCAGGCAGGTGGCGTTAATTCACTGCAGCTAAATAAAGGCGAAGCTGTTCGTATTTTTACCGGTGCACCTGTTCCTGATACTGCAGATGCGGTGGTCATTCAAGAAAAAGTAAGGCTTAAGGCCGATACTATTTTAGTGGAAGATCCTTTGCAGCTTATGATGAACATTAGGCCTCAAGGAGAGCAAATAAAAAAAGCTGCTGTGGCATTGGCCAAAGGAACAAGCATAAAAGGAACACACATTGGTTTTTTAGCAGGTTTAGGAATTACAAGGATTGAAGTAGCGGAAAAACCAGCTATTGCTGTTGTGGTCACTGGGAATGAATTGGTACCTGCCGGTCAAGACTTAGCTCATGGTAAAATATACGAATCGAACAGTGCTATGCTTATCGCTGTTTTAAAAGAATTAGGCTATAGCAATACCACAGTTATTAGCATTAAAGACCATTTTGAAAGCACCAAAGAAGCGCTGCGCGAAACCATTGAAAAAAACGATGTTGTTATTGTTACCGGGGGTGTGTCGGTTGGAGATTATGATTTTGTGGGCAAGGCATTAAATGCTATTGGTGTACATGAAATTTTTCATAAAGTGAATCAAAAACCAGGAAAACCGATGTATTTTGGAAAAAAAGAGCATACAGCTATTTTTGGTTTGCCAGGGAACCCAGCCGCAGCACTTACCTGTTTTTATGTGTATGTGTATCCACTTTTAAAAAAATACCAAGGAGCAGAAGATGCACATCTTTTAACTATTTTGCTTCCATTGTTGAACGATTACACGGTTATCGGAGGCGATAGAGCTCAATTTTTAAAAGCGAAAATAAGCGGCACGGGTGTCGAAATTTTAACCGGGCAAAGTTCCGCTATGTTAAGTGCTTTTGGTACTGCCAATGCTTTCGTTTTTGTACCCGAGGATCGTATAAAACTAGAAAAAGGAGAAATTGTAAAAACAATTCTATTGCCTATTAAATAA
- a CDS encoding winged helix-turn-helix domain-containing protein yields the protein MNDYKIRSRIWIEVGDNVLVGEGRIRLLKEIEAKGSLSKAAKSIGMSYKKAWTLIDAVNKSAKEAVVTTSVGGQKGGGTIITPYGKNLITAFETINTKCWSFLDEEFKDLKGI from the coding sequence ATGAACGATTATAAGATTAGAAGTAGAATTTGGATTGAAGTTGGTGATAATGTTTTAGTCGGAGAAGGCAGAATCCGCTTGTTAAAAGAAATTGAAGCAAAAGGCTCTTTGTCAAAAGCCGCAAAGTCGATTGGGATGTCTTATAAAAAAGCGTGGACGCTTATCGATGCGGTTAATAAATCGGCAAAAGAAGCCGTAGTCACGACATCGGTTGGTGGACAAAAAGGGGGAGGTACGATCATTACGCCTTATGGTAAAAATTTAATAACAGCCTTTGAGACTATAAACACTAAATGTTGGTCGTTTTTAGATGAAGAGTTTAAAGACCTAAAGGGCATATAG
- a CDS encoding MoaD/ThiS family protein, with the protein MTIEINYFGMLAEVTGCSSENIRVSEGAISDLKGILVEKYPELQHKDFRMAQNQELVSEETLLTGQEIALLPPFAGG; encoded by the coding sequence ATGACTATTGAAATAAACTATTTTGGCATGCTAGCGGAGGTCACTGGATGTAGTTCAGAAAACATAAGGGTTTCTGAGGGCGCTATTTCCGATTTAAAAGGTATTTTAGTTGAAAAGTATCCTGAACTTCAACATAAGGATTTTAGGATGGCACAAAATCAAGAATTGGTTTCTGAAGAAACCCTGTTGACAGGACAGGAAATAGCACTCTTGCCTCCATTTGCAGGGGGGTAA
- a CDS encoding molybdenum cofactor biosynthesis protein MoaE, translating into MNYKNVFIKGAISSEFIANSIAKHQSKTGIGAHNIFLGQVRADQIDGKAVVAIEYSAYEEMANKKFHEIREATFAKFNLTCMHIYHSLGAVKTGEICLFVFVSSPRRKEVFKALEYVVEAIKAEVPVFGKELFEDESHQWKVNS; encoded by the coding sequence ATGAATTACAAGAATGTATTTATAAAAGGAGCGATTTCCTCCGAGTTTATAGCGAATTCAATCGCCAAACATCAATCTAAAACAGGTATTGGGGCGCACAATATCTTTTTAGGACAAGTACGTGCCGATCAGATAGATGGTAAGGCCGTTGTGGCTATAGAATATTCGGCCTATGAAGAAATGGCGAATAAGAAGTTTCACGAAATCCGGGAAGCAACCTTTGCAAAATTTAACCTGACCTGTATGCATATTTACCATAGTTTAGGAGCCGTAAAAACGGGTGAAATTTGTTTGTTTGTATTTGTATCATCACCACGGCGTAAAGAAGTATTTAAAGCTTTAGAATATGTTGTAGAGGCGATTAAAGCAGAAGTACCTGTTTTTGGGAAAGAGCTATTTGAAGACGAATCACACCAATGGAAAGTTAATAGTTAG
- the moaCB gene encoding bifunctional molybdenum cofactor biosynthesis protein MoaC/MoaB, with product MVDITHKSNTLRTATAQAIVKVSRQETIDAILNKTVPKGDVFAMSKAAGLLAVKKTADLLPDCHPLPIEFTGIDYEIEGLAIKVLVTVKTIYKTGVEVEAMHGASVVALNMYDMLKPIDKGIELFHIKLVEKKGGKSSFQDTFKRDLKAVVIVCSDSISDGRKEDKSGKAIMAKLQECEVAIQDYIIIPDEASIIQEKAKFYQANGADLIIYTGGTGLSSRDVTPEALQPLLDRNIPGVEEAIRKYGQDRMPYAMLSRSLAGTIKNTLVLALPGSTSGAKESMEAIFPSILHVFRILKGARHD from the coding sequence ATGGTAGACATAACACATAAAAGCAATACTTTAAGAACAGCAACAGCACAAGCCATTGTAAAAGTAAGTCGCCAAGAAACTATTGATGCGATTCTTAATAAAACCGTACCCAAAGGCGATGTTTTTGCCATGAGTAAGGCTGCGGGACTTTTGGCTGTTAAAAAAACAGCTGATTTACTACCAGATTGTCACCCTTTGCCTATCGAATTTACCGGAATTGATTATGAAATAGAGGGCTTAGCTATAAAAGTGCTGGTGACCGTAAAGACCATTTATAAAACAGGTGTTGAGGTTGAGGCCATGCATGGTGCGAGTGTTGTAGCGCTAAATATGTATGATATGCTAAAACCTATTGATAAAGGTATTGAACTGTTCCATATTAAATTAGTTGAGAAGAAAGGAGGAAAATCGAGTTTTCAGGATACATTTAAACGCGATTTAAAGGCTGTGGTTATTGTGTGTTCTGATTCTATTTCAGACGGTAGAAAAGAGGATAAATCGGGTAAAGCCATTATGGCAAAATTACAGGAATGTGAAGTTGCCATACAGGATTATATCATCATTCCTGATGAAGCCAGCATCATTCAAGAAAAAGCAAAATTCTACCAAGCCAATGGGGCGGATTTGATTATTTACACAGGCGGAACAGGTTTATCGAGTCGCGATGTAACTCCAGAGGCCTTACAACCTTTATTAGATCGAAACATTCCAGGGGTAGAAGAAGCCATCAGAAAATATGGACAAGACCGGATGCCTTATGCTATGCTTTCTAGAAGCCTTGCAGGAACGATTAAAAATACTTTAGTTCTGGCTTTGCCAGGCTCGACTAGCGGAGCCAAAGAATCTATGGAGGCTATTTTTCCTTCAATTTTACATGTTTTTAGAATTTTAAAAGGTGCGCGGCACGATTAA
- the moaA gene encoding GTP 3',8-cyclase MoaA, with protein MTATNNILTDTFGREHTYLRISLTERCNLRCTYCMPTDGIALSPKSHIMTYEEIFTIAKEFVANGVTKIRLTGGEPLVRKDVGLILEKLASLPVELAITTNGVIVDKFIDQFKKIGLRKINVSLDSLNTDKNTAITRRDYFSKVYNNIQLLVKEGFEVKVNCVLIKGFNENEIIDFIELTKTQALQIRFIEFMPFDGNKWNLEKLVSLEEVLKQVYSHYDSTRFIRLNDAPNDTAKNYQIKGYQGSFAVISSVTNPFCDGCNRIRLTANGQLKNCLFSSSESDLLTPLREGKSIAPVIQKAILAKKKVRNGMETLEQFKDPDAHNNRSMIAIGG; from the coding sequence ATGACAGCAACGAACAACATCTTGACCGATACATTTGGCAGGGAACATACCTATTTGCGTATTTCACTTACCGAACGCTGCAATTTGCGCTGTACCTATTGTATGCCTACGGATGGCATTGCGCTTTCGCCAAAGTCTCATATCATGACCTACGAGGAAATTTTTACCATCGCCAAAGAATTCGTTGCGAACGGGGTAACTAAAATAAGACTTACTGGAGGTGAGCCTTTAGTGCGTAAAGATGTGGGTTTAATTTTAGAAAAATTGGCTTCACTACCCGTAGAATTGGCGATTACTACAAATGGAGTCATCGTAGATAAATTTATAGACCAGTTTAAAAAAATTGGACTTCGGAAAATCAATGTTAGTTTGGACTCTTTGAACACCGATAAAAATACTGCTATAACCCGTAGAGATTATTTCAGCAAAGTTTACAACAACATACAATTATTAGTAAAAGAGGGTTTTGAGGTTAAGGTTAACTGTGTTTTGATAAAAGGTTTTAATGAAAACGAGATTATCGATTTTATCGAACTCACAAAGACCCAAGCCTTACAAATTAGATTTATTGAGTTTATGCCCTTTGATGGTAATAAATGGAATTTAGAAAAACTAGTTTCCTTAGAAGAAGTGTTAAAACAAGTCTATTCGCATTACGACTCAACACGTTTTATCCGTTTAAACGATGCGCCAAATGATACTGCAAAAAACTACCAAATTAAGGGATATCAAGGTTCTTTTGCCGTTATTAGTTCCGTTACGAACCCGTTTTGTGATGGTTGTAATAGAATTCGATTAACAGCAAACGGACAACTTAAAAATTGTCTTTTTTCTTCTTCAGAGTCTGATTTATTGACACCACTTCGTGAGGGTAAATCAATTGCACCAGTAATTCAAAAAGCGATATTGGCAAAGAAAAAAGTGCGGAATGGTATGGAAACTTTAGAACAATTTAAAGATCCTGATGCTCACAATAATCGAAGTATGATTGCTATAGGAGGGTAA
- a CDS encoding exo-beta-N-acetylmuramidase NamZ domain-containing protein, protein MKNTKRLPSFFIVMISFLFLSSSCGQTLQKGKNSSSYSETVIEQGITKKEIIVAANQTAKYLGLFKGKNVAIVANNTSVIFRQNSENADSAHLVDSLLSLDVKIVKAFAPEHGFRGDADAGAKIKDEKDPKTNLPVTSLYGANYKPSADQLKGVDIVVFDIQDVGARFYTYLSTMHYVMEACAENNIPVVVLDRPNPNGHYIDGPVLENKFESFVGLHPVPMVYGMTIGEYAKMINGEKWLKNGIQCDLTVISLKNYTHESSYSLPLRPSPNLPNDKAINLYPSLCLFEGTNVNAGRGTETQFQVFGSPYLPRETYPFSYTPVSNFGAKSPKYVNEECYGLDLTRTVHLAEINLNWLIDAYRASDGQEQFFKYPEFFDKLAGTDSLRKQIIEGASFEEIRRGWKTGLDTFKSIRAKYLLYE, encoded by the coding sequence ATGAAAAATACAAAGAGATTACCATCTTTTTTTATCGTAATGATATCATTTCTTTTCCTAAGTTCTAGCTGCGGTCAAACTTTACAAAAAGGTAAAAATAGCAGTTCTTATAGTGAAACAGTAATAGAGCAAGGAATAACAAAGAAAGAAATTATCGTTGCAGCGAACCAGACAGCTAAATATTTAGGGCTTTTTAAAGGTAAAAATGTAGCGATTGTTGCCAATAATACCTCGGTTATTTTTAGGCAAAATTCTGAAAATGCAGACAGTGCCCATTTGGTAGACTCTTTATTGTCTCTTGACGTTAAAATTGTAAAGGCTTTTGCTCCAGAACATGGTTTTAGAGGTGATGCGGATGCAGGAGCTAAAATAAAGGATGAAAAAGATCCTAAAACGAATTTGCCAGTGACTTCTTTGTACGGAGCCAATTACAAGCCTTCAGCTGATCAATTAAAGGGTGTTGATATCGTAGTTTTTGATATCCAAGACGTTGGTGCTCGTTTTTATACCTACCTTTCTACTATGCATTACGTCATGGAGGCCTGTGCAGAAAATAATATTCCTGTTGTTGTTTTGGATAGGCCAAATCCAAACGGACATTATATAGACGGTCCAGTGTTAGAAAATAAATTTGAAAGTTTCGTTGGCTTGCATCCGGTACCTATGGTTTATGGGATGACGATAGGAGAATATGCAAAAATGATCAATGGTGAAAAGTGGTTAAAAAACGGAATTCAGTGCGATTTAACCGTTATTTCTTTAAAAAATTATACCCACGAATCGTCCTATAGCTTACCCTTAAGACCATCACCCAATTTACCCAATGATAAGGCGATAAACTTATACCCTAGTTTGTGTTTGTTTGAAGGTACAAATGTAAATGCAGGTCGAGGGACAGAAACTCAGTTTCAGGTTTTTGGCTCGCCTTATCTCCCAAGAGAAACGTATCCATTTAGCTACACACCAGTATCTAATTTTGGAGCAAAAAGTCCAAAATATGTAAATGAAGAGTGCTACGGACTTGATTTAACTCGAACAGTACATCTGGCTGAAATAAATTTAAATTGGTTAATCGATGCCTATAGGGCCTCCGATGGGCAAGAACAATTTTTTAAATACCCTGAGTTCTTTGATAAATTAGCAGGTACTGACAGCTTGAGAAAGCAAATTATAGAAGGAGCATCTTTTGAAGAAATTAGAAGGGGTTGGAAAACAGGATTGGATACATTTAAGAGCATTAGAGCTAAGTATTTACTTTACGAATAA